The Deltaproteobacteria bacterium genome has a window encoding:
- a CDS encoding nucleotidyltransferase domain-containing protein: MIKHQQLPANIESLLPGAADYLADHPRVIFAYLFGGLARGKPRPLTDVDIAVYLQEHADLGEYKLDLLGGLTETLETDEIDLVVLNTAAPLLVMNILMNKKIIVDKEPFVRHRFESLAMRKYFDFSIKEAAILKRRYLRG, from the coding sequence ATGATAAAACATCAGCAATTGCCTGCAAACATCGAGTCGCTCCTTCCCGGGGCGGCAGACTACCTTGCTGACCATCCCCGGGTGATCTTCGCTTACCTTTTTGGCGGCCTGGCTCGGGGTAAACCCCGGCCGCTCACAGATGTGGATATTGCTGTCTACCTCCAGGAACATGCTGATCTCGGTGAATACAAACTTGATCTGCTCGGTGGCCTGACAGAGACTCTTGAAACAGATGAGATCGACCTTGTTGTTCTGAACACTGCTGCACCTTTGCTGGTAATGAATATCTTGATGAACAAGAAGATAATCGTGGACAAGGAGCCCTTTGTGCGGCACAGGTTCGAATCCCTGGCAATGCGAAAATATTTCGATTTTTCCATCAAAGAAGCGGCCATCTTGAAAAGGAGATATCTGCGTGGTTGA